A region of Diospyros lotus cultivar Yz01 chromosome 3, ASM1463336v1, whole genome shotgun sequence DNA encodes the following proteins:
- the LOC127796160 gene encoding ATP-citrate synthase alpha chain protein 2 → MARKKIREYDSKRLLKEHYKRLAGTELGIKSAQITESTDINELVEKEPWLSSEKLVVKPDMLFGKRGKSGLVALNLDLAQVAVFVKERLGKEVEMGGCKGPITTFIVEPFVPHKEEFYLNIVSERLGCSISFSECGGIEIEENWDKVKTIFVPTGVSFTSEICAPLVATLPLEFKGVIEEFIKVIFSLFLDLDFTFLEMNPFTLVNGKPYPLDMRGELDDTAAFKNFKKWGNIEFPMPFGRVMSSTESIIHGLDEKTSASLKFTVLNPTGRIWTMVAGGGASVIYADTVGDLGFASELGNYAEYSGAPNEEEVLRYARVVIDCATADPDGRRRALVIGGGIANFTDVAATFNGIIRALKEKESNLKAARMHIYVRRGGPNYQRGLAKMRTLGKEIGIPIEVYGPEATMTGICKQAIECISAAA, encoded by the exons ATGGCACGCAAGAAGATTAGAGAGTATGATTCCAAGAGGTTGCTTAAGGAGCACTACAAGAGGCTTGCCGGGACCGAGTTGGGGATTAAATCGGCACAA ATAACAGAGTCAACTGATATTAACGAGCTAGTAGAAAAGGAGCCCTGGCTCTCATCAGAGAAACTGGTTGTGAAACCTGATATGCTGTTTGGGAAGCGTGGAAAGAGTGGACTAGTTGCTTTGAATCTGGATTTGGCTCAAGTTGCTGTTTTCGTAAAAGAGCGACTTGGCAAAGAG GTTGAGATGGGAGGATGTAAAGGACCCATAACAACTTTCATTGTTGAACCTTTTGTCCCACACAAGGAAGAGTTTTACCTTAATATTGTGTCAGAACGACTTGGATGTAGCATAAGCTTTTCAGAATGTGGAGGAATTGAAATTGAAGAGAACTGGGACAAG GTTAAGACCATATTTGTCCCTACAGGGGTGTCATTCACATCCGAGATCTGTGCTCCACTTGTTGCGACGCTACCCTTGGAG TTCAAAGGGGTAATTGAGGAATTCATTAAAGTGATTTTTTCTCTATTCTTAG ATCTGGACTTCACCTTCCTAGAGATGAATCCTTTCACGTTGGTTAATGGAAAGCCTTATCCTTTGGATATGAGAGGGGAACTTGATGATACTGCTGCCTTCAAAAACTTCAAAAA GTGGGGAAATATTGAATTTCCTATGCCATTTGGAAGAGTTATGAGTTCTACAGAAAGTATTATTCATGGACTAGATGAGAAG ACCAGTGCATCGTTGAAGTTCACTGTTTTGAACCCGACTGGACGAATCTGGACCATGGTAGCTGGAGGTGGAGCCAGTGTCATCTATGCAGATACA GTTGGGGATCTTGGATTTGCTTCTGAGCTGGGGAACTATGCTGAATACAGCGGGGCACCCAACGAAGAGGAGGTGCTGCGGTATGCCAGAGTTGTAATCGAT TGTGCAACCGCAGATCCAGATGGCCGCAGGAGAGCCCTTGTAATTGGAGGAGGTATTGCTAACTTCACAGATGTTGCTGCCACATTTAATGGCATAATTAGAGCTCTGAAGGAGAAG GAATCAAATCTTAAGGCTGCAAgaatgcatatatatgttaGGAGAGGAGGTCCAAATTACCAAAGGGGTCTAGCAAAAATGAGAACACTTGGCAAGGAAATTGGCATCCCCATTGAG GTTTATGGACCTGAGGCAACAATGACCGGCATCTGCAAACAGGCGATTGAGTGCATCAGTGCAGCTGCATAA